In Pseudomonas deceptionensis, a single window of DNA contains:
- a CDS encoding electron transfer flavoprotein subunit beta/FixA family protein translates to MKVLACIKRVVDYNVKVRVKADNSGVDLANVKMSMNPFCEIAVEEAVRLKERSIKEGGVETEVVVVSIGPASAQEQLRTALALGADRAILVESAEDLTSLAVAKLLKAVVDKEQPQLVILGKQAIDSDNNQTGQMLAALTGFGQGTFASNVEVAGDKVAVTREVDGGAQTVSLSLPAIITTDLRLNEPRYASLPNIMKAKKKPLEVLTPDALGVSTASTNQTLKVEAPAARSAGIKVKSVAELVEKLKNEAKVL, encoded by the coding sequence ATGAAGGTGCTGGCCTGTATCAAGCGCGTGGTCGATTACAACGTTAAAGTCCGGGTCAAAGCGGACAACTCCGGCGTTGACCTCGCCAACGTCAAGATGTCGATGAACCCCTTCTGCGAAATCGCAGTGGAAGAAGCCGTACGCCTGAAAGAGCGCTCTATAAAAGAAGGGGGTGTTGAGACTGAAGTCGTCGTCGTCTCCATCGGCCCGGCCAGCGCTCAGGAACAGCTGCGCACCGCGCTTGCACTGGGTGCAGATCGCGCCATTCTCGTCGAGTCCGCCGAAGACCTGACCTCGCTGGCCGTGGCCAAGCTGCTTAAAGCAGTGGTCGACAAGGAACAGCCACAGCTGGTGATCCTGGGCAAACAGGCCATCGACAGCGACAACAACCAGACGGGCCAGATGCTGGCTGCGCTGACCGGTTTCGGTCAGGGCACCTTCGCTTCGAACGTTGAAGTGGCAGGCGACAAGGTTGCAGTGACCCGTGAAGTAGACGGCGGTGCGCAAACTGTTTCGCTGAGCTTGCCGGCGATCATCACCACCGACCTGCGTTTGAACGAGCCGCGTTATGCGTCCCTGCCAAACATCATGAAAGCCAAGAAGAAGCCGCTTGAAGTGCTGACGCCAGACGCGTTGGGCGTTTCGACAGCGTCGACCAACCAGACCCTGAAAGTTGAAGCACCGGCTGCTCGCAGCGCGGGCATCAAGGTCAAGTCGGTGGCTGAACTGGTCGAGAAACTGAAAAACGAAGCGAAGGTGCTCTGA
- a CDS encoding electron transfer flavoprotein subunit alpha/FixB family protein, whose protein sequence is MTILVIAEHDGKALAPATLNTVAAAAKIGGDIHVLVAGQGVGAVAEAAATIAGVAKVLVADNAAYAHQLPENVAPLVAELGKGYSHILAGATSNGKNILPRVAAQLDVDQISEIISVESADTFKRPIYAGNAIATVQSTAPVKVITVRATGFDPVAATGGSAAIEAVVAVHDAGTSSFVGEVLAKSDRPELTAAKIVVSGGRGMQNGDNFKYLYSLADKLGAGVGASRAAVDAGFVPNDMQVGQTGKIVAPQLYIAVGISGAIQHLAGMKDSKVIVAINKDEEAPIFQVADYGLVADLFEAVPELEQAI, encoded by the coding sequence ATGACTATTCTCGTAATCGCAGAACACGACGGCAAAGCACTGGCCCCGGCCACGCTGAACACCGTAGCCGCTGCCGCGAAAATCGGTGGCGACATCCACGTTCTGGTTGCAGGCCAGGGCGTTGGCGCTGTAGCTGAAGCGGCCGCGACCATCGCTGGCGTGGCTAAAGTGCTGGTAGCTGACAACGCGGCTTACGCGCATCAACTGCCGGAAAACGTGGCTCCCCTGGTCGCTGAGCTGGGCAAGGGTTACAGCCACATCCTGGCTGGCGCCACTTCCAACGGCAAAAACATCCTGCCGCGCGTTGCTGCGCAGCTAGACGTGGACCAGATCTCCGAGATCATCTCGGTTGAAAGCGCTGACACTTTCAAGCGCCCGATCTATGCCGGTAACGCCATTGCTACCGTGCAGTCCACTGCGCCGGTAAAAGTGATCACCGTACGTGCTACCGGTTTCGATCCGGTTGCCGCGACGGGTGGTTCGGCTGCGATTGAAGCAGTTGTAGCCGTTCACGATGCAGGCACTTCGTCGTTTGTTGGCGAAGTACTGGCCAAGTCGGACCGTCCTGAGCTGACCGCAGCCAAAATCGTCGTTTCCGGCGGTCGTGGCATGCAGAACGGCGACAACTTTAAATACCTGTATTCCCTGGCCGACAAGCTGGGTGCAGGCGTTGGCGCCTCCCGTGCCGCAGTGGACGCAGGTTTCGTACCCAACGACATGCAGGTCGGCCAGACCGGTAAAATCGTGGCGCCACAGCTGTACATCGCGGTCGGTATCTCCGGCGCGATCCAGCATTTGGCCGGTATGAAAGACTCCAAGGTGATCGTGGCGATCAACAAGGACGAAGAAGCACCTATCTTCCAGGTTGCCGATTACGGCCTGGTGGCGGATTTGTTCGAGGCTGTGCCTGAGCTGGAGCAGGCGATCTAA
- a CDS encoding NAD(P)/FAD-dependent oxidoreductase produces MKSSSTLKLPPSLWSATARPGALTQPLRENRHADVAIVGAGYTGLVTALRLAESGVSVCVLDAGEPGWGASGRNGGQVIPGLKYDPDQLIERFGADRGEKIIQACGGAADEVFSLIREYGIACDATRKGWIQPAYSSSTMKTLEHRARQWQQRGVAAQLLDSDQVCQRIGTRNYVGGWVDPRAGSLHPLNYARGLARSALGRGVTIHSDTRVTDLRRIGPQWQLTTAQGHCVTAERVVLATNGYTDGLWPGLRQTVLAANSFMIATRPLSPELRKTILPGGEVCSDARRLLLYFKQDAQGRVLLGGRGPFAEPGRAEDWAHLERSLVSVFPQLAGVAIEYRWSGRVALNHSVMPQLHEPQPGLSILMGYNGRGIAMSSTLGKHLAARISGASDDFPFPVTPIRQIPFHSLQRLYVAAGISYYRLLDALN; encoded by the coding sequence ATGAAATCTTCGTCAACCTTGAAACTGCCGCCATCACTCTGGTCAGCCACGGCCCGCCCCGGTGCGCTGACACAACCGCTCAGGGAAAACAGGCACGCCGACGTGGCGATTGTCGGCGCCGGTTATACCGGGCTGGTGACAGCGCTACGGCTGGCGGAGTCGGGGGTCAGCGTGTGTGTGCTGGATGCGGGAGAACCCGGTTGGGGCGCATCGGGTCGTAACGGCGGGCAGGTGATCCCCGGGCTCAAGTACGACCCGGATCAGTTGATCGAACGCTTTGGTGCGGACCGCGGCGAGAAGATCATCCAGGCGTGCGGCGGGGCGGCGGACGAAGTGTTTTCGTTGATTCGCGAATACGGCATTGCTTGCGATGCAACGCGCAAAGGCTGGATCCAGCCGGCCTACTCCAGCAGCACGATGAAGACCCTGGAGCACCGTGCCAGGCAATGGCAACAGCGTGGCGTGGCCGCACAGTTGCTGGACAGCGACCAGGTCTGCCAGCGTATCGGGACCCGGAACTATGTCGGTGGCTGGGTTGACCCGCGTGCCGGCAGTTTGCATCCGCTCAATTATGCGCGTGGCCTGGCCCGATCGGCGTTGGGCCGAGGGGTCACGATCCACAGCGACACCCGGGTGACGGACTTGCGCCGGATCGGCCCGCAATGGCAACTGACCACTGCCCAGGGGCACTGTGTGACGGCCGAGCGGGTGGTGCTGGCCACCAATGGTTATACCGACGGTTTGTGGCCAGGGCTGCGGCAAACCGTGCTGGCGGCCAACAGTTTCATGATTGCGACCCGACCGCTTTCGCCAGAGCTGCGCAAAACCATTTTGCCGGGTGGGGAAGTGTGTTCGGATGCCCGGCGTTTGCTCCTGTACTTCAAACAGGATGCTCAGGGGCGTGTGCTGCTGGGCGGGCGAGGGCCTTTCGCCGAGCCGGGCCGGGCCGAAGACTGGGCGCATCTGGAGCGCTCGCTGGTCAGCGTGTTTCCGCAGTTGGCGGGTGTGGCGATTGAATATCGCTGGAGCGGTCGTGTGGCGTTGAACCACAGCGTGATGCCGCAATTGCACGAGCCGCAACCGGGCCTGTCAATCTTGATGGGGTACAACGGGCGCGGCATTGCGATGTCCAGCACACTTGGCAAACACCTGGCGGCCCGTATTTCGGGAGCCAGCGATGATTTCCCGTTCCCGGTCACACCGATTCGCCAAATCCCCTTCCACAGCCTGCAGCGATTGTATGTGGCAGCGGGGATCAGCTATTACCGGTTGCTGGACGCGTTGAACTAA
- a CDS encoding GTP-binding protein — MTQSVWKKPRLKPYALAAIPLLLIAGAVTLGVHAEKVFAQPVDGVQTLVFLRHAEKPADGLGQLTCQGLNRAIDLATLLPQRYGKANYVFAANPSRQVEEGADDDAYSYVRPLMTINPSAIKLGLPINLEYSANDTRALANELTDDKYHNATIYTAWSNGYLPELINSVASKALGKKTSLTEDWPGNDFDSLHVLTLTWKDGKATLLSRVDKQGLDNGVHACPT; from the coding sequence ATGACCCAGTCCGTTTGGAAAAAACCTCGACTCAAGCCCTACGCACTGGCGGCTATCCCGCTGTTACTGATTGCTGGCGCCGTCACGTTGGGCGTACACGCAGAAAAAGTCTTTGCCCAGCCGGTAGACGGCGTGCAGACCCTGGTGTTTTTGCGCCATGCCGAAAAACCCGCCGACGGCCTTGGCCAGCTTACTTGCCAGGGACTGAACCGGGCGATTGATTTGGCTACCCTGCTGCCACAACGCTACGGCAAGGCCAACTACGTATTTGCCGCCAACCCGTCACGCCAGGTCGAAGAAGGCGCCGATGATGACGCCTACAGCTACGTACGACCGCTGATGACCATCAACCCCAGCGCCATCAAACTGGGCTTGCCGATCAACCTGGAGTACTCGGCCAATGACACCCGCGCACTGGCCAATGAGTTGACCGATGACAAGTATCACAACGCAACGATCTACACCGCCTGGTCCAACGGCTATTTGCCTGAACTGATTAACAGCGTAGCCAGCAAGGCGCTGGGCAAGAAGACCTCGCTGACCGAAGACTGGCCGGGCAATGACTTTGATTCGCTGCACGTGCTGACCCTGACCTGGAAAGACGGCAAGGCCACCCTGCTCAGCCGCGTCGACAAACAAGGCCTCGACAACGGCGTCCACGCCTGCCCGACTTGA
- a CDS encoding amino acid ABC transporter permease, translating into MFLQDALDFLPILLKGAVVTVQVTAGSFVLSSVIGLLFALMMVSRIRAVALFAIGVVNVIRGLPIIVQLFYIYFVLPDFGIQLSAMQAGVVGLGIAYSAYQAENFRAGIQAIDLGQIEAAESFGMRGLLIMRRIVLPQAFRIALPPYGNTLVMMLKDSSLVSTITVAEMTRQGQLIASSTFENMTVYTLVALLYLSMSLPLSYGLRRLEGRFALRRRT; encoded by the coding sequence ATGTTTCTCCAGGACGCGTTGGATTTTCTTCCGATTCTGCTCAAGGGAGCAGTGGTCACCGTGCAGGTCACGGCGGGCTCGTTCGTGCTCAGCTCAGTGATTGGCCTGTTGTTCGCGCTGATGATGGTTTCCAGGATTCGCGCCGTCGCATTGTTCGCCATTGGCGTGGTCAATGTGATTCGCGGCCTGCCGATCATCGTGCAGCTTTTCTATATCTATTTCGTATTGCCCGACTTCGGCATCCAGCTCAGCGCCATGCAGGCTGGCGTGGTCGGTCTTGGGATCGCCTACTCGGCCTATCAGGCCGAGAACTTCCGCGCCGGGATTCAAGCCATCGACCTCGGTCAGATCGAGGCTGCCGAGTCGTTCGGCATGCGCGGCCTGTTGATCATGCGCCGGATCGTATTGCCCCAGGCGTTTCGCATTGCCTTGCCGCCCTATGGCAATACGCTGGTGATGATGCTCAAGGACTCGTCGCTGGTGTCCACCATCACCGTGGCCGAGATGACCCGACAAGGGCAGCTCATAGCGTCTTCGACCTTTGAAAACATGACGGTCTACACCTTGGTGGCGTTGCTCTATCTGTCGATGAGTTTGCCGTTGTCGTATGGCTTGCGCCGTCTGGAAGGTCGTTTTGCGCTACGGAGGCGTACATGA
- a CDS encoding YoaK family protein, which translates to MLPAPLRKPSNPVHVRVRAWRGRVGLAMVASLSVLAGMTDAIGFLATGDFVSFMSGNTTRLAVAVGEGDLRLVVRLLFAVLAFIVGNALGVLLARWGGRRALPLMLVIAGLLCTAALLPLATQVPALLAAIVAMGMLNAAVEQVNGLPVGLTYVTGALSRFGRGLGRWILGERRSGWRVQLVPWTGMLLGAVLGALLEAQFGLKAMLFSAGLAAVLGLATLRIPRRWQRDYMPR; encoded by the coding sequence ATGCTGCCAGCACCCCTTAGAAAACCGAGTAATCCCGTGCATGTGCGTGTTCGCGCCTGGCGCGGTCGGGTGGGGCTGGCAATGGTTGCCAGTTTGTCGGTACTGGCGGGCATGACCGACGCCATTGGCTTTCTGGCCACCGGCGATTTCGTTTCGTTTATGAGCGGCAACACCACGCGCCTTGCGGTGGCGGTAGGTGAGGGTGACCTGCGCCTGGTGGTGCGCCTGTTGTTTGCCGTGCTGGCGTTTATTGTCGGCAACGCCCTCGGCGTTTTACTGGCGCGTTGGGGCGGGCGCCGTGCTTTGCCGCTGATGCTGGTGATTGCGGGCCTGTTGTGCACGGCAGCGTTATTGCCGCTTGCCACCCAAGTGCCGGCGTTGCTGGCCGCGATTGTGGCGATGGGCATGCTCAATGCGGCGGTGGAGCAGGTCAATGGCTTACCCGTGGGGCTGACCTATGTGACTGGCGCCTTGTCGCGTTTCGGTCGGGGCCTGGGGCGTTGGATACTGGGCGAGCGGCGCAGCGGCTGGCGCGTGCAACTGGTGCCCTGGACCGGGATGTTGCTGGGCGCGGTATTGGGCGCTTTGCTGGAGGCGCAGTTTGGGCTCAAGGCCATGCTGTTCAGCGCCGGGCTTGCCGCAGTGCTGGGGCTCGCGACGTTGAGAATCCCGCGGCGCTGGCAGCGTGATTACATGCCGCGTTAA
- the selD gene encoding selenide, water dikinase SelD translates to MSEPIRLTQYSHGAGCGCKISPQVLEVILAGSGAQNLDPKLWVGNASRDDAAVYALDDERGVVSTTDFFMPIVDDPYDFGRIAATNAISDIYAMGGDPLMAIAILGWPVHLLAPEVAREVIRGGRAVCDEAGIPLAGGHSIDTPEPIFGLAVTGVVNKRHMKRNDTATAGCLLYLTKPLGIGILTTAEKKGKLRTEDIGVARDWMCTLNKIGSHFARLEGVKAMTDVTGFGLLGHLVEMADGSHLTARIEYAKVPRLDSVEYYLEQGCVPGGTLRNFDSYASKLSPLQELHKRVLCDPQTSGGLLVAVTPEGNDAFLKMAGEQGLALEPIGQLVERQTYAVEVS, encoded by the coding sequence ATGAGCGAGCCGATCCGCCTGACCCAGTACAGCCACGGCGCGGGGTGCGGGTGCAAGATTTCGCCTCAGGTACTGGAAGTGATCCTCGCCGGCAGTGGCGCACAAAACCTCGATCCCAAGCTTTGGGTGGGCAATGCGTCACGTGACGATGCGGCGGTTTACGCGCTGGATGACGAACGCGGTGTGGTGTCGACCACCGACTTCTTTATGCCCATCGTCGATGATCCTTACGATTTCGGCCGGATTGCGGCCACCAATGCCATCAGTGACATCTACGCCATGGGCGGCGATCCGTTGATGGCGATTGCGATTTTGGGCTGGCCGGTGCATTTGCTGGCGCCTGAAGTGGCCCGCGAAGTGATTCGCGGTGGCCGCGCGGTGTGTGACGAGGCAGGTATTCCACTGGCGGGCGGGCACTCGATTGATACCCCGGAGCCGATCTTCGGTCTGGCCGTGACCGGCGTGGTCAACAAGCGCCACATGAAGCGCAATGACACGGCCACCGCCGGTTGCCTGCTGTACCTGACCAAACCGTTGGGGATCGGCATCCTCACCACTGCCGAGAAGAAGGGCAAGTTGCGCACCGAAGACATCGGTGTGGCACGGGACTGGATGTGCACGCTGAACAAGATCGGCAGTCACTTCGCCAGGCTGGAAGGCGTCAAGGCGATGACCGACGTCACCGGTTTTGGTCTATTGGGGCACTTGGTGGAAATGGCCGACGGCAGCCATCTGACTGCCCGTATCGAATACGCCAAAGTGCCGCGCCTGGACTCGGTCGAGTACTACCTGGAGCAGGGCTGTGTGCCCGGCGGCACCTTGCGCAACTTCGACAGCTACGCGAGCAAACTGTCGCCGCTGCAAGAACTGCACAAGCGCGTGCTGTGCGACCCGCAAACCAGTGGTGGCTTGCTGGTGGCGGTCACCCCTGAGGGTAACGATGCGTTCCTGAAAATGGCCGGCGAACAGGGCCTTGCCCTTGAGCCGATCGGTCAGTTGGTTGAGCGACAGACGTACGCGGTTGAGGTGTCATGA
- a CDS encoding YgdI/YgdR family lipoprotein, producing the protein MKISVIGLPLLMVALLGLAGCATPSVVTLQNGTQYLTKDLPNTTNKDGLYEFVDIAGKRVQVKAADVATIKSD; encoded by the coding sequence ATGAAGATCAGCGTTATCGGTTTACCCTTGCTTATGGTAGCCCTGCTAGGACTGGCGGGCTGCGCGACCCCGAGCGTTGTAACCTTGCAAAACGGCACGCAGTACCTGACCAAAGACCTGCCAAATACCACAAACAAAGACGGCCTTTATGAGTTCGTCGACATCGCCGGCAAGCGTGTGCAGGTCAAGGCCGCCGATGTGGCGACCATCAAGTCGGATTGA